A part of Drosophila ananassae strain 14024-0371.13 chromosome 2R, ASM1763931v2, whole genome shotgun sequence genomic DNA contains:
- the LOC6493872 gene encoding cationic amino acid transporter 3 — protein MAKLWTALTRRKTDDVNEGESQLARVLNLFDLTALGVGSTLGLGVYVLAGQVAYNIAGPAVTISFLIAAIASAFAGICYAEFAARVPKAGSAYVYSYVTIGEFVAFTIGWNLILEYVIGTASVARGLSGYFDSLINNDMSKALNESMHINVDFLGDYPDFLSFGMVLLLAAILAFGAKESSFLNNIFTTVNLVTICIVLVAGAMNANVENWRISEKDVPEGFGTGGFMPFGIAGVMAGAAKCFYGFVGFDCIATTGEEAINPKRNIPLSIVVSLIIIFLSYFGVSTVLTMMLPYYLQDKDAPFPHAFDSVEWYTIKWIVTIGAVFALCTSLLGAMFPLPRILYAMGNDGILFKKLSTVNSYTKTPLLATVVSGIFASIMALLFNLDQLVDMMSIGTLLAYTIVAICVLVLRYQDEEMTKVVSVKAPNVFRQFFNGNSYREPNSMTSAITKVGIVVFAIFCLVWCSLQKVFDMESTGGIVSLSVIGAVLIVICVVIGMQPVSTIELTFKVPLVPFVPCLSVFANLYLMFQLDLNTWIRFLIWIVIGYVIYFSYGMRNSTQISRSRNHAELAANAMQRQGQHENPAFEPDCKAETGQLPPPYEFSEKL, from the exons ATGGCCAAACTTTGGACAGCACTAACTCGTCGCAAGACGGACGACGTGAACGAAGGAGAGTCCCAGCTGGCCCGAGTCCTCAATCTGTTTGATCTGACAGCCTTGGGAGTGGGCAGTACCTTGGGATTGGGTGTTTATGTCCTAGCCGGTCAAGTGGCATATAACATTGCCGGTCCTGCTGTAACCATATCCTTTCTGATCGCAGCCATTGCGTCGGCTTTTGCGGGTATCTGCTATGCCGAGTTTGCAGCACGCGTTCCCAAGGCAGGAAGTGCTTATGTTTATAGTTATGTTACTATCGGCGAATTCGTGGCTTTTACTATTGGATGGAACCTTATACTGGAATACGTTATTGGCACGGCTTCTGTGGCTCGCGGTCTTAGTGGTTATTTTGATTCATTAATCAATAATGATATGTCGAAAGCATTGAACGAGTCGATGCACATTAACGTAGATTTTCTTGGAGACTATCCGGACTTTCTTTCGTTTGGAATGGTATTGCTGCTTGCCGCTATTCTGGCATTTGGCGCGAAGGAGTCTAGttttttgaataatattttcaCCACTGTCAACTTGGTCACAATCTGCATTGTGCTGGTGGCCGGGGCCATGAATG CTAATGTAGAGAACTGGCGCATTTCGGAAAAGGACGTGCCCGAGGGTTTCGGTACCGGTGGATTTATGCCTTTCGGTATCGCCGGAGTTATGGCTGGTGCAGCAAAATGTTTTTATGGTTTTGTAGGCTTCGACTGTATTGCTACTACCGGCGAGGAAGCCATTAACCCCAAGCGCAACATTCCTTTGTCCATTGTGGTCTCGCTGATTATCATATTCCTGTCCTACTTCGGTGTGTCAACGGTTCTAACCATGATGTTGCCCTATTACCTGCAGGATAAGGATGCACCCTTCCCTCACGCCTTTGACTCCGTTGAGTGGTACACGATCAAATGGATTGTGACTATCGGAGCTGTCTTTGCGCTTTGCACTAGTTTACTGGGAGCTATGTTTCCGCTGCCCCGAATTCTTTACGCTATGGGAAATGACGGGATCCTTTTCAAGAAGCTTTCGACTGTTAATAGTTATACGAAGACACCCCTTTTGGCAACTGTAGTATCAGGCATATTTGCAT CTATTATGGCCTTGCTATTCAACCTGGACCAACTGGTGGACATGATGTCCATTGGCACACTGCTCGCTTATACTATAGTAGCCATCTGTGTGCTGGTGCTGCGCTACCAGGACGAAGAGATGACCAAAGTTGTGTCTGTGAAAGCACCAAACGTGTTTCGACAATTCTTTAATGGCAACTCGTACCGTGAGCCCAATTCGATGACCTCGGCCATAACAAAGGTTGGCATCGTGGTTTTTGCAATATTTTGCCTAGTATGGTGCTCATTACAAAAGGTGTTCGACATGGAATCCACCGGCGGAATCGTATCCCTAAGTGTGATAGGAGCGGTTTTAATCGTAATATGCGTCGTGATTGGAATGCAGCCAGTTTCAACCATTGAGCTTACTTTCAAAGTACCTCTTGTGCCTTTCGTACCCTGCTTGAGCGTCTTTGCGAACTTGTACCTAATGTTCCAGCTGGACTTGAACACATGGATTCGCTTTCTTATCTGGATCGTTATTGGTTATGTTATCTACTTCAGCTATGGGATGCGTAATTCTACCCAAATTTCTCGGTCTCGCAATCACGCAGAGCTGGCCGCCAACGCAATGCAACGACAGGGCCAACATGAGAATCCCGCCTTTGAACCGGACTGCAAGGCGGAAACTGGTCAACTGCCGCCACCGTATGAATTTTCAGAAAAACTGTAG